In one window of Brassica rapa cultivar Chiifu-401-42 chromosome A07, CAAS_Brap_v3.01, whole genome shotgun sequence DNA:
- the LOC103830332 gene encoding NAC domain-containing protein 66 → MIFLLVYVKSTHTHIYIYTPFSYTLVLSSSSSSSFLSLTMNISVNGQSQVPPGFRFHPTEEELLEYYLRKKISNIKIDLDVIRDVDLNKLEPWDIQEMCKIGTTPQNDWYFFSHKDKKYPTGTRTNRATTVGFWKATGRDKIIYSNGDRIGMRKTLVFYKGRAPHGQKSDWIMHEYRLDENVLASSSNHDDEVSVETCEVIGGDEGWVVCRVFMKKSLCKTVISSPPRSVKTSSFNEETIEEIFKVMGQSCKEEIIVDPFLKLPNLECLNNTVASYQRLMDDQVHNYHVPSFGTSWVTLDRLVASQPNGPNSYSIPAVDEIPQSPLHGLNRPGLYNTGLTQDYYTTEMDIWNNTDFGRTTTSSSNPWFHISNSSE, encoded by the exons ATGATTTTTTTGCTTGTTTATGTAAAAagtacacacacacatatatatatatatactccgTTTAGTTATACACTTgttctatcttcttcttcttcctcctcttttcTATCTCTAACAATGAACATATCAGTAAACGGACAGTCACAAGTGCCTCCTGGCTTTAGGTTTCACCCGACTGAGGAGGAGCTCTTGGAGTATTACCTCCGCAAGAAAATCTCTAACATCAAGATTGATCTCGATGTTATTCGTGATGTTGATCTCAACAAGCTCGAGCCTTGGGATATTCAAG AGATGTGTAAGATAGGAACAACCCCGCAAAATGATTGGTACTTCTTTAGCCACAAGGACAAGAAGTATCCCACGGGAACAAGAACCAACCGAGCCACCACGGTGGGGTTTTGGAAAGCAACCGGACGTGACAAGATCATATATAGCAATGGGGATAGGATCGGTATGCGGAAAACGCTTGTCTTCTACAAAGGTCGAGCCCCTCATGGTCAAAAATCGGATTGGATCATGCATGAGTATAGACTCGACGAGAATGTATTAGCCTCCTCCTCGAATCATGACGATGAGGTCAGTGTAGAAACGTGTGAGGTCATAGGAGGAGATGAAGGATGGGTGGTGTGTCGTGTTTTCATGAAGAAGAGTCTTTGCAAAACTGTAATTAGCAGCCCGCCGAGGTCAGTGAAAACATCTTCGTTCAACGAGGAGACTATTGAAGAGATTTTTAAAGTTATGGGACAGTCTTGTAAAGAGGAGATCATTGTAGATCCTTTCTTGAAACTCCCTAACCTCGAGTGCCTTAACAACACCGTCGCGAGTTACCAGCGGTTGATGGACGACCAAGTCCACAACTATCACGTCCCCAGCTTTGGCACTAGCTGGGTTACTTTGGATCGTCTCGTGGCCTCGCAGCCAAATGGGCCCAACTCATATTCAATCCCAGCCGTCGATGAGATCCCACAATCACCGCTCCATGGACTAAACCGTCCCGGTTTGTATAACACCGGTTTAACACAGGATTATTATACAACGGAGATGGATATATGGAACAATACAGACTTCGGGAGAACCACGACGTCATCGTCCAACCCATGGTTCCATATATCAAACAGTAGTGAATAA
- the LOC103830331 gene encoding uncharacterized protein At4g00950, with translation MGNEDNEEEEMIVTSKLQLVLAASSPVISHHVSLSLLSSPDDLSHSRASVPFSWEEKPGKPKQHTLLLRGAPPNNPSRLHLPPRLLLPDEPTKMHLASDHPHHLAALKRWFRWKKVRANDDDVTGKFSFVLSPENGNDTKITKTKSRLHCLSDPATCYLWEVPWKKNKLKRDDF, from the exons ATGGGTAATGAAGACAATGAAGAAGAGGAGATGATAGTAACATCCAAACTTCAACTTGTCTTGGCGGCATCATCACCAGTGATAAGTCATCACGTGTCACTATCACTCTTGTCTTCCCCTGATGACTTATCACACTCTCGTGCTTCGGTTCCTTTCTCATGGGAAGAAAAACCTGGCAAGCCTAAACAACATACTCTTCTTCTTCGAGGAGCTCCTCCTAATAACCCCAGCCGTCTTCATTTGCCTCCGAGACTGCTCCTTCCTGATGAACCTACCAAAATGCATCTGGCTTCAGATCATCCTCATCATCTAGCCGCGTTGAAACGGTGGTTCCGGTGGAAGAAAGTTAGGGCTAACGATGATGACGTGACCGGGAAGTTTAGTTTTGTCCTTTCACCGGAAAATGGAAATGATACGAAGATCACAAAAACTAAAAGTCGTCTCCATTGTCTCTCTGACCCGGCTACGTGTTACTTATGG GAAGTTCCGTGGAAGAAGAATAAGCTGAAAAGAGATGACTTTTGA